Proteins encoded within one genomic window of uncultured Sphingopyxis sp.:
- a CDS encoding acyl-CoA dehydrogenase family protein, translating into MDFDLTDRQVYWRDRVRDFIERKVRPAVPTYYEQDKAGDRWKVIQIVEDLKAEAKEAGIWNLFMPPRSAAHHHVDETFEFEGPGLTNLEYALCAEEMGRVGFASEVFNCSAPDTGNMEVFHRYGTRAQKEKYLGRLMNGEIRSAFLMTEPRVASSDATNIETRIERDGDDYVINGRKWWSSGAGDPRCEVAIVMGKTDFAAKRHAQQSMVLMPLNAPGVTILRHLPVFGYDDAPHGHMEIELKDVRVNAEEAMLLGEGRGFEIAQGRLGPGRIHHCMRTIGVAEEAIAKMAKRLQSRVAFGKKVAEYSIWEHRLARARIDIEMTRLLCLKAADMMDKVGNKTAAAEIAMIKVQAPNMALKIIDDAIQAHGGAGVSEDFGLAKAYAHQRTLRLADGPDEVHERAIARIEFAKHSEASDPGFSSGDVGVSR; encoded by the coding sequence ATGGATTTCGACCTCACCGACCGGCAGGTCTATTGGCGCGACCGGGTGCGCGATTTCATCGAACGCAAGGTGCGCCCCGCCGTCCCGACCTATTACGAACAGGACAAGGCGGGCGACCGCTGGAAGGTGATCCAGATCGTCGAGGATCTGAAGGCCGAGGCGAAGGAAGCCGGCATCTGGAACCTGTTCATGCCGCCGCGCAGCGCCGCGCATCACCATGTCGACGAGACGTTCGAGTTCGAGGGGCCGGGTCTCACCAACCTCGAATATGCGCTGTGCGCCGAGGAGATGGGGCGCGTCGGCTTCGCGAGCGAGGTGTTCAACTGCTCGGCGCCCGACACCGGCAATATGGAAGTCTTCCACCGTTACGGGACGCGTGCGCAGAAGGAGAAATATCTCGGCCGGCTGATGAACGGCGAGATCCGCTCGGCGTTCCTGATGACCGAGCCCCGCGTCGCCTCGTCCGACGCGACGAATATCGAGACGCGCATCGAGCGCGACGGCGACGATTATGTGATCAACGGCCGCAAATGGTGGTCGTCGGGCGCGGGCGATCCGCGCTGCGAGGTCGCGATCGTGATGGGCAAGACCGATTTCGCCGCGAAGCGCCACGCGCAGCAGTCGATGGTGCTGATGCCGCTGAACGCCCCCGGCGTGACCATCCTGCGCCACCTGCCCGTCTTCGGCTATGACGACGCGCCGCACGGCCATATGGAAATCGAGCTGAAGGACGTGCGCGTCAACGCCGAGGAGGCGATGCTGCTCGGCGAAGGGCGCGGCTTCGAGATCGCGCAGGGGCGCCTCGGGCCCGGCCGCATCCACCATTGCATGCGCACGATCGGCGTGGCGGAAGAAGCGATCGCCAAGATGGCGAAGCGGCTCCAGTCGCGCGTGGCGTTCGGCAAGAAGGTCGCCGAATATAGCATCTGGGAGCACCGCCTCGCGCGGGCGCGCATCGACATCGAGATGACTCGCCTGCTGTGCCTCAAGGCCGCCGACATGATGGACAAGGTCGGCAACAAGACCGCGGCGGCCGAGATCGCGATGATCAAGGTGCAGGCGCCGAACATGGCGCTCAAGATCATCGACGATGCGATCCAGGCGCATGGCGGCGCCGGCGTGTCCGAGGATTTCGGGCTCGCCAAGGCCTATGCGCATCAACGGACCTTGCGTCTCGCCGACGGGCCCGACGAGGTTCACGAGCGCGCGATCGCGCGCATCGAGTTCGCCAAGCATAGCGAAGCGAGCGATCCCGGCTTTTCGTCGGGCGACGTCGGGGTATCACGTTAG
- a CDS encoding Zn-dependent alcohol dehydrogenase, with translation MTKAAILIEPGKPLSVEDVVVADCGPHEVRIRTAACGLCHSDLHFIDGAYPHPLPAIPGHEAAGIVEAVGSEVRTVKVGDAVVTCLSAFCGHCEFCVSGRMSLCMGGDTRRPVGSAPRITRPDGSPVNQMLNLSAFSETMLVHEHACVAIDPDMPLDRAAVIGCAVTTGAGTIFNACKVTPGETVAVVGCGGVGLATINAAKIAGAGRIIAADPVPEKRELAKKLGATDVVDALADDAAKQIVEISKGGVDHAIEAVGRPASASLAVASLRRGGTATILGMMPLSEKVGLGAMDLLSGKKLQGAIMGGNRFPVDIPRLVDFYLRGLLDLDSIVAETIPLARVNEGFDKMRKGDAARSVIVFDQ, from the coding sequence ATGACCAAAGCCGCGATCCTGATCGAGCCGGGCAAGCCGCTGTCCGTCGAGGACGTCGTCGTTGCCGACTGCGGCCCGCACGAGGTGCGCATCCGCACTGCCGCGTGCGGGCTCTGCCATTCGGACCTGCATTTCATCGACGGCGCCTATCCGCATCCTCTGCCCGCGATCCCCGGCCATGAGGCCGCGGGCATCGTCGAGGCGGTCGGCAGCGAAGTGCGCACGGTGAAGGTCGGCGACGCGGTCGTGACCTGCCTCAGCGCCTTCTGCGGCCACTGCGAGTTCTGCGTCAGCGGCCGCATGTCGCTGTGCATGGGCGGCGACACGCGGCGCCCCGTCGGATCAGCGCCGCGCATCACGCGCCCTGACGGGTCGCCGGTAAACCAGATGCTCAACCTGTCGGCTTTTTCCGAGACGATGCTCGTCCACGAACATGCGTGCGTCGCGATCGATCCCGACATGCCGCTCGACCGCGCCGCCGTCATCGGCTGCGCGGTGACGACGGGTGCGGGGACGATCTTCAACGCGTGCAAGGTGACGCCGGGCGAGACGGTCGCGGTCGTCGGCTGCGGCGGCGTGGGGCTCGCGACGATCAACGCGGCGAAGATTGCGGGCGCGGGGCGCATCATCGCCGCCGACCCGGTGCCCGAGAAGCGCGAACTCGCGAAGAAGCTCGGCGCCACCGACGTCGTCGACGCGCTCGCCGACGATGCCGCGAAGCAGATCGTCGAAATCTCGAAGGGCGGCGTCGATCACGCGATCGAGGCCGTGGGCCGCCCCGCCTCCGCGAGCCTCGCGGTCGCCTCGCTGCGCCGCGGCGGCACCGCGACGATCCTCGGCATGATGCCGCTTAGCGAGAAAGTCGGACTCGGCGCGATGGACCTGCTTTCGGGCAAGAAATTGCAGGGCGCGATCATGGGGGGCAACCGCTTCCCGGTCGACATTCCGCGCCTCGTCGATTTCTACCTGCGCGGGCTGCTCGACCTCGACAGCATCGTCGCCGAGACGATCCCGCTCGCCAGGGTCAACGAAGGGTTCGACAAGATGAGGAAAGGCGACGCCGCGCGGTCGGTGATCGTGTTCGACCAGTGA
- a CDS encoding phosphotransferase family protein, producing the protein MTLDAQKAFSGTVAPEGADLLDEAKLTAWMEANVEGFEGPLTQSKFAGGQSNPTYKISAPSGNYVLRRKPFGPLLPSAHAVDREYKVQAGLHKMGFPVARQYGLCTDDSVVGSWFYVMGMVDGHTIWDGAMPGSTPDNRRATYDAMIDTLAALHSIDVEAAGLADFGKPGNYFGRQVDRWTKQYKLSETETMDEMERLIAFLPATLPEQTRTSVVHGDYRIDNMIFAKDRPEVLAVLDWELSTLGDPLADFTYVAMAWVTENGGRSGVMDLDRKALGIPELDEVVERYCAATGRDGVPDMNWYFAYNFFRLAGIMQGIKKRVIDGTASSAHAKAMSERVRPLAEKAWDFARKAGA; encoded by the coding sequence ATGACTTTGGACGCGCAGAAAGCGTTCAGCGGCACCGTCGCGCCCGAGGGCGCCGACCTGCTCGACGAGGCGAAGCTGACCGCGTGGATGGAAGCGAATGTCGAGGGCTTCGAGGGTCCGCTGACGCAGAGCAAGTTCGCCGGCGGCCAGTCGAACCCGACGTACAAGATTTCGGCGCCGTCCGGAAACTATGTGCTCCGCCGCAAGCCCTTCGGCCCGCTGCTGCCCTCGGCGCATGCCGTCGACCGCGAGTATAAGGTGCAGGCGGGGCTGCATAAAATGGGCTTCCCGGTCGCGCGCCAGTACGGGCTTTGCACCGATGACTCGGTGGTCGGCAGTTGGTTCTATGTGATGGGCATGGTCGACGGCCACACGATCTGGGACGGCGCGATGCCGGGGTCGACCCCCGACAATCGCCGCGCGACCTATGACGCGATGATCGACACGCTCGCCGCGCTGCACAGCATCGATGTCGAGGCGGCGGGGCTGGCGGATTTCGGCAAGCCCGGCAATTATTTCGGGCGGCAGGTCGATCGCTGGACGAAACAGTATAAGCTCTCCGAGACCGAGACGATGGACGAGATGGAGCGGCTGATCGCGTTCCTTCCCGCGACGCTGCCCGAGCAGACGCGGACCAGCGTCGTCCACGGCGATTACCGCATCGACAATATGATCTTCGCGAAGGACCGACCGGAAGTGCTCGCGGTGCTCGACTGGGAATTGTCGACATTGGGCGATCCGCTCGCCGATTTCACCTATGTGGCGATGGCGTGGGTCACCGAAAATGGCGGACGCTCGGGGGTGATGGACCTCGACCGCAAAGCACTCGGCATCCCCGAACTGGACGAAGTCGTCGAACGCTATTGCGCGGCGACGGGCCGCGACGGCGTGCCCGACATGAACTGGTATTTCGCCTATAATTTCTTCCGTCTCGCCGGGATCATGCAGGGGATCAAGAAGCGCGTCATCGACGGCACCGCCTCGTCCGCCCATGCCAAGGCGATGTCCGAACGCGTCCGCCCGCTTGCCGAAAAGGCATGGGACTTTGCACGAAAGGCCGGCGCATGA
- a CDS encoding SDR family oxidoreductase — MSLFDMTGQVALITGSSRGIGKATAEAMAEQGAKVVISSRKQDACDATAGEINAKFGDGTAISVAANISSKDDLQNLVNETRAAFGKITALVCNAASNPYYGPGLGISDDQFRKIMDNNILSNHWLITMVAPEMLERGEGSITIISSIGGLKGSPIIGAYGISKAADMQVARNFSVEFGPRGVRVNCIAPGLVRTDMARALWENPENLKRSTAASTLKRIGEPHEIAGAAVFLASKAGAFTTGQTIVCDGGATISGGA; from the coding sequence ATGAGCCTGTTCGACATGACCGGCCAGGTCGCGCTGATCACCGGATCGTCGCGCGGCATCGGAAAAGCCACGGCGGAGGCGATGGCCGAGCAGGGCGCGAAGGTCGTGATTTCGAGCCGCAAGCAGGATGCGTGCGATGCGACCGCGGGCGAGATCAACGCGAAGTTCGGCGACGGCACCGCGATTTCGGTCGCCGCCAACATCTCGTCGAAGGACGACCTCCAGAACCTCGTGAACGAGACGCGCGCCGCCTTCGGCAAGATCACCGCGCTCGTCTGCAACGCCGCGTCGAACCCCTATTACGGCCCGGGCCTCGGGATCAGCGACGATCAGTTCCGCAAGATCATGGACAATAATATCCTGTCCAACCACTGGCTGATCACGATGGTCGCGCCCGAAATGCTCGAACGCGGCGAAGGGTCGATCACGATCATCAGCTCGATCGGCGGGCTGAAAGGATCGCCGATTATCGGCGCTTACGGCATTTCGAAAGCGGCCGACATGCAGGTCGCGCGCAATTTCTCGGTCGAATTCGGGCCGCGCGGCGTGCGCGTCAACTGCATCGCGCCGGGGCTGGTGCGCACCGACATGGCGCGCGCCTTGTGGGAAAATCCCGAAAACCTCAAACGATCGACCGCCGCCTCGACCCTGAAGCGGATCGGCGAGCCGCACGAGATCGCGGGCGCCGCGGTCTTCCTCGCCAGCAAGGCGGGAGCATTCACCACCGGCCAGACCATCGTCTGCGATGGCGGGGCCACGATTTCGGGAGGCGCATGA
- a CDS encoding SDR family NAD(P)-dependent oxidoreductase, whose amino-acid sequence MGALDGKVAIITGAGSGIGRASALRFAAEGAKLVIGDKTAAVHETAKLVKDAGGEVVALEIDAGVEVDVASLVAAAKDNFGGLDVAFANAGIIGDMGGIFDFDPAAWAETLRVNLIGPALMVKHAGKAMVDQGRGGAIVLTASVAGINSGAGPGAYSASKAGVINLAKVAAQQLSTSGVRVNAVCPGLTETGMTKPTFDYARAKEVTHKLGQLNPLRRAAQPEELANVALFLASDQASYVNGQAIAVDGGLTSSHPVTRQLLGQTSH is encoded by the coding sequence ATGGGCGCATTGGACGGCAAGGTTGCGATCATCACGGGCGCGGGCAGCGGCATCGGCCGCGCGAGCGCGCTGCGCTTCGCCGCCGAGGGCGCAAAGCTCGTCATCGGCGACAAGACGGCGGCGGTGCATGAGACCGCGAAGCTGGTGAAGGATGCGGGCGGCGAGGTCGTCGCGCTGGAGATCGACGCGGGCGTCGAGGTCGACGTCGCGTCGCTCGTTGCAGCGGCCAAGGACAATTTCGGCGGCCTCGACGTCGCCTTCGCCAACGCCGGGATCATCGGCGACATGGGCGGCATCTTCGATTTCGACCCCGCGGCATGGGCCGAGACGCTGCGCGTCAATTTGATCGGTCCCGCGCTGATGGTGAAGCATGCCGGCAAGGCGATGGTCGATCAGGGGCGCGGCGGCGCGATCGTGCTGACCGCGAGCGTCGCGGGGATCAATTCGGGCGCGGGTCCGGGCGCTTATTCGGCGTCGAAGGCGGGCGTCATCAACCTCGCCAAGGTCGCGGCGCAGCAACTCTCGACCAGCGGCGTGCGCGTCAATGCCGTGTGTCCCGGCCTCACCGAAACGGGGATGACCAAGCCGACCTTCGACTATGCGCGCGCCAAGGAGGTGACGCACAAACTCGGCCAATTGAACCCGCTGCGCCGCGCGGCGCAGCCCGAGGAGCTCGCCAATGTCGCGCTCTTCCTTGCCAGCGATCAGGCGAGCTATGTCAACGGACAGGCGATCGCGGTCGATGGCGGCCTCACCAGCTCGCACCCGGTGACGCGCCAGCTGCTCGGCCAGACGTCGCACTGA
- a CDS encoding serine hydrolase domain-containing protein, with protein sequence MTHGFDTTRLDRIPAFLKAKYVETGRLPHAATLVSRRGEIAHRSIIGEARPGEALKEDAIFRIASMTKPVTSIAFMMLVEEGKVALSDPLVKFCPEFKDTGVFVAGGGNVPFLTRPPTQPIRMVDLLRHTAGLTYGFQERTPVDAAYRKARIDDFDADYTMDSFIADLAKIPLQFDPGAHWNYSMATDVLGAVIERIAGKPFGEVLQERIFGPLGMVDTGFKVPAEQQHRLTDAYAFHPRDKMQGFDEGARSRWAKERSFHSGGGGLASTLDDYHRFCLMLLGGGKLGDVRIISRKTLDLMTSNHLPGGGDLTQHSVGIFSEDENAGVGFGLGFAVTLDPARAGIPGSAGDFYWGGMFSTGFFVDPVEDICMVFMTQLMPSSTYPVRREVKTLVHAALDD encoded by the coding sequence ATGACTCACGGCTTCGACACCACACGGCTCGACCGCATTCCCGCTTTCCTCAAGGCCAAATATGTCGAAACCGGCCGCCTGCCGCACGCGGCGACGCTCGTGTCGCGGCGCGGCGAGATCGCGCACCGGTCGATCATCGGCGAAGCGCGGCCGGGCGAAGCGCTGAAGGAAGATGCGATCTTCCGCATCGCGAGCATGACCAAGCCGGTCACCAGCATCGCCTTCATGATGCTGGTCGAGGAAGGCAAGGTCGCGCTGTCCGACCCGCTGGTCAAATTCTGCCCCGAGTTCAAGGACACCGGCGTCTTCGTCGCGGGCGGCGGCAACGTCCCCTTCCTGACGCGGCCGCCGACGCAGCCGATCCGCATGGTCGACCTGCTGCGCCACACCGCCGGCCTGACCTATGGCTTTCAGGAGCGCACGCCGGTCGACGCGGCGTACCGCAAGGCGCGGATCGACGATTTCGACGCCGATTATACGATGGACAGTTTCATCGCCGACCTCGCGAAAATCCCGCTGCAGTTCGACCCCGGCGCGCACTGGAATTATTCGATGGCGACCGACGTGCTCGGCGCGGTGATCGAGCGGATCGCGGGCAAGCCGTTCGGCGAAGTGTTGCAGGAACGCATCTTTGGCCCGCTCGGCATGGTCGACACGGGCTTCAAGGTGCCCGCCGAGCAGCAGCACCGGCTGACCGACGCCTATGCCTTTCACCCCCGAGACAAGATGCAGGGTTTCGACGAAGGCGCGCGCAGCCGCTGGGCGAAGGAGCGCAGCTTTCATTCGGGCGGCGGCGGGCTCGCCTCGACACTCGACGATTATCACCGCTTCTGCCTGATGCTGCTCGGCGGCGGCAAATTGGGCGATGTGCGGATCATCAGCCGCAAGACGCTCGATCTGATGACCTCGAACCATCTTCCCGGCGGCGGCGATTTGACCCAGCACAGCGTCGGCATTTTTTCCGAGGACGAAAATGCCGGGGTCGGCTTCGGACTCGGCTTCGCGGTCACGCTCGACCCGGCGCGTGCGGGCATTCCCGGCTCGGCGGGCGACTTTTACTGGGGCGGCATGTTCTCGACCGGTTTCTTCGTCGATCCGGTCGAAGATATCTGCATGGTCTTCATGACCCAGCTCATGCCCTCTTCCACCTATCCCGTGCGGCGCGAGGTCAAGACGCTTGTCCACGCCGCGCTCGACGATTGA
- a CDS encoding 3-hydroxyacyl-CoA dehydrogenase NAD-binding domain-containing protein: protein MSEDTPISVTMEKDGEVAVIIVNNPPVNALSWHVRQGLEDNFKAALADDGVKAIVLRCAGATFIAGADISEFGKPPRGPDFNAVLNSIEAASKPVVAAIHGTALGGGLETALVCHYRIAVPSAKLGVPEVKLGLLPGAGGTQRLPRVVGVEAAATMTSTGDPLPAAKAKELGLVDELAGEDSLAADAIAFARAKIADGPRPTRAREVFGDVGVIEQLKAKNAKRWRGFEAPYANLACVEAATRLPFDEGLAFEREQFMKLMFGSQSAAQRHIFFAERQAAKIDGLPKDTALRDIKKVGVIGAGTMGGGISMNFLQKGIPVTIVEMAQDALDRGLGVIRKNYDASAAKGRFKPEQVDQMMGLLTPSLSLDDLADCDLIIEAVYENMDVKKDIFGKLDKIAKPGAILASNTSYLDVDEIATATSRPGDVLGMHFFSPANVMKLLEVVRGEKTAPDALATAMATGKKIGKVAVVAGVCDGFIGNRMLKPRQMEAMKLLLEGATPAQVDKVHVEFGMPMGPFQMSDLAGVDIGWHRDPNRIESIRDALAAEGRWGQKKQAGFYDYDDKRNPSESPRVAEIIEEFRQKAGVEKREITDQEIIERTLYPMVNEGALILAEGKAQRASDIDVVWIYGYGWPVYRGGPMFWAGLEGTDKIVAALEKHGFEIAPLLKEKAEAKSGF from the coding sequence ATGTCCGAAGACACCCCGATTTCCGTCACGATGGAAAAGGACGGCGAAGTCGCCGTCATCATCGTCAACAATCCGCCCGTCAACGCGCTGAGCTGGCACGTCCGGCAGGGCCTCGAAGACAATTTCAAGGCCGCGCTCGCCGACGACGGCGTCAAGGCGATCGTGCTGCGCTGCGCCGGCGCGACCTTCATCGCGGGCGCCGACATCAGCGAGTTCGGCAAGCCGCCGCGCGGGCCCGATTTCAACGCGGTGCTGAACAGCATCGAAGCGGCGTCGAAGCCCGTCGTCGCCGCGATCCACGGCACCGCGCTCGGCGGCGGGCTCGAGACCGCGCTCGTCTGCCATTATCGCATTGCGGTGCCCTCGGCGAAGCTCGGGGTGCCCGAGGTGAAGCTCGGCCTGCTGCCCGGCGCGGGCGGCACGCAACGCCTGCCCCGCGTCGTCGGCGTCGAAGCCGCGGCGACGATGACCTCGACCGGCGATCCGCTGCCCGCCGCCAAGGCGAAGGAACTCGGCCTCGTCGACGAACTCGCGGGCGAAGACAGCCTCGCCGCCGATGCGATCGCCTTCGCCCGCGCGAAGATCGCCGACGGCCCGCGTCCGACGCGCGCACGCGAAGTGTTCGGCGATGTCGGTGTGATCGAACAGCTCAAGGCCAAGAACGCCAAACGCTGGCGCGGGTTCGAGGCGCCTTACGCCAACCTCGCCTGCGTCGAGGCGGCGACGCGCCTGCCCTTCGACGAGGGGCTCGCCTTCGAGCGCGAGCAGTTCATGAAGCTGATGTTCGGCAGCCAGTCGGCGGCGCAGCGCCACATCTTCTTCGCCGAGCGCCAGGCCGCGAAGATCGACGGCCTGCCCAAGGATACCGCGCTGCGCGACATCAAAAAGGTCGGCGTGATCGGCGCCGGCACGATGGGCGGCGGCATTTCGATGAACTTCCTCCAGAAGGGCATCCCCGTCACGATCGTCGAAATGGCGCAGGACGCGCTCGACCGCGGGCTCGGCGTGATCCGCAAGAATTACGACGCCTCGGCCGCCAAGGGCCGCTTCAAGCCCGAACAGGTCGATCAGATGATGGGCTTGCTGACGCCGAGCCTCAGCCTCGACGACCTCGCCGACTGCGACCTGATCATCGAGGCGGTCTATGAGAATATGGACGTCAAGAAGGACATCTTCGGCAAGCTGGACAAGATCGCCAAGCCCGGCGCGATCCTCGCGTCGAACACCAGCTACCTCGACGTCGACGAGATCGCGACCGCGACGAGCCGCCCCGGCGACGTGCTCGGCATGCACTTCTTCTCGCCCGCCAATGTCATGAAGCTCTTGGAAGTCGTGCGCGGCGAGAAAACCGCGCCCGATGCGCTGGCGACCGCCATGGCTACGGGTAAGAAGATCGGCAAGGTCGCGGTGGTCGCAGGCGTGTGCGACGGCTTCATCGGCAACCGCATGCTGAAGCCGCGCCAGATGGAGGCGATGAAGCTGCTGCTCGAAGGCGCGACCCCGGCGCAGGTCGACAAGGTCCATGTCGAATTCGGCATGCCGATGGGGCCGTTCCAGATGAGCGACCTCGCGGGCGTCGACATCGGCTGGCACCGCGACCCGAACCGCATCGAAAGCATCCGCGACGCGCTCGCCGCCGAGGGCCGCTGGGGGCAGAAGAAGCAGGCGGGCTTTTACGACTATGACGACAAGCGCAATCCGTCGGAAAGCCCGCGCGTCGCCGAGATCATCGAGGAATTCCGCCAGAAGGCGGGGGTCGAGAAGCGCGAAATCACCGATCAGGAAATCATCGAGCGCACGCTTTACCCGATGGTCAACGAAGGCGCGCTGATCCTCGCCGAAGGCAAGGCGCAGCGCGCGAGCGACATCGATGTCGTGTGGATTTACGGCTATGGCTGGCCGGTCTATCGCGGCGGCCCGATGTTCTGGGCGGGGCTCGAAGGCACCGACAAGATCGTCGCGGCGCTGGAGAAGCATGGTTTCGAGATTGCCCCGCTGCTCAAGGAAAAGGCGGAGGCGAAGTCGGGCTTCTGA
- the mmsB gene encoding 3-hydroxyisobutyrate dehydrogenase gives MKIAFIGLGNMGGGMAANLAKAGHDVRAFDLSEEALSRAVEAGCTRAASAAEAVTGAEAVVTMLPAGKHVAGVYETDVFPNAAPGTLLLDCSTIDVATARSNIEAATTKGLVAVDAPVSGGIAAANAGTLTFMVGGTDEGFARSQPILAKMGKAVIHAGDAGAGQGAKICNNMLLGASMVATCETLALAQKLGLDPQKFFDIASVSSGQCWSLTSYAPLPGVGPATPADNGYQGGFAAALMLKDLRLAMEAAASVDADVPMGTKARELYEAFVEADKEGHDFSAIIQTLQK, from the coding sequence ATGAAGATCGCATTCATCGGACTTGGCAATATGGGCGGCGGCATGGCCGCGAATCTGGCGAAGGCAGGCCACGACGTCCGCGCCTTCGACCTCAGCGAAGAGGCGCTGTCGCGCGCGGTCGAGGCGGGCTGCACGCGCGCCGCGTCCGCCGCCGAAGCCGTCACCGGAGCCGAAGCGGTGGTGACGATGCTCCCCGCGGGCAAGCATGTCGCCGGGGTCTACGAAACCGACGTCTTCCCTAACGCCGCGCCGGGAACCTTGCTCCTCGACTGCTCGACGATCGACGTCGCGACCGCGCGTTCGAACATCGAAGCCGCGACCACCAAGGGGCTTGTCGCGGTCGACGCGCCCGTCTCGGGCGGCATCGCCGCCGCCAACGCGGGCACGCTGACCTTCATGGTCGGCGGCACCGACGAGGGCTTCGCACGGAGCCAGCCGATCCTTGCCAAAATGGGCAAGGCGGTGATCCACGCCGGCGACGCGGGCGCGGGGCAGGGGGCGAAGATCTGCAACAATATGCTGCTAGGCGCCTCGATGGTCGCGACGTGCGAGACGCTCGCGCTCGCGCAGAAGCTGGGGCTCGATCCGCAGAAATTCTTCGACATCGCGAGCGTGTCGTCGGGACAGTGCTGGTCGCTGACCTCTTACGCGCCGCTCCCCGGTGTCGGGCCGGCGACGCCCGCCGACAATGGCTATCAGGGCGGGTTCGCCGCCGCGCTGATGCTCAAGGACCTCCGCCTCGCGATGGAGGCGGCGGCGAGCGTCGATGCCGACGTGCCGATGGGCACGAAAGCGCGCGAGCTTTACGAAGCCTTTGTCGAGGCCGACAAGGAAGGCCACGACTTTTCGGCCATCATCCAGACGCTGCAGAAATAA
- a CDS encoding enoyl-CoA hydratase-related protein produces MTYETLLIEQRGAVTLVTLNRPQALNALNSSVLDDLIAAFAAFEADDSQRCAVLTGSGDKAFAAGADIKEMADKPASDFYLEDFFSKWTSDFVKKVRKPWIAAVNGFALGGGCELAMMADFIIASDKAKFGQPEIKLGVAPGMGGSQRLTRAIGKAKAMEMCLTGRMMDAAEAERSGLVARVVAHETLVDEAVKTATTIAAMPPMAAMVNKDMVNAAFETTLDQGLIYERRLFQILAATEDKAEGMAAFIEKREGVWKGR; encoded by the coding sequence ATGACTTACGAAACCCTCCTCATCGAACAGCGCGGCGCCGTAACTTTGGTGACGCTCAACCGCCCGCAGGCATTGAACGCGCTCAACTCCAGCGTGCTCGACGATCTGATCGCCGCCTTCGCCGCCTTCGAAGCCGACGACAGCCAGCGCTGCGCTGTCCTCACCGGCTCGGGCGACAAGGCGTTCGCGGCGGGCGCCGACATCAAGGAAATGGCCGACAAGCCCGCGTCCGATTTCTACCTTGAAGATTTCTTCTCGAAATGGACGAGCGACTTCGTGAAGAAGGTGCGCAAGCCCTGGATCGCCGCGGTCAACGGCTTCGCACTCGGCGGCGGCTGCGAACTTGCGATGATGGCCGACTTCATCATCGCATCGGACAAGGCGAAATTCGGTCAGCCCGAAATCAAGCTCGGCGTCGCGCCCGGCATGGGCGGGTCGCAGCGGCTGACCCGCGCGATCGGCAAGGCGAAGGCGATGGAAATGTGCCTGACCGGCCGCATGATGGACGCCGCCGAAGCCGAGCGCTCGGGCCTCGTCGCGCGCGTCGTCGCACACGAAACGCTGGTCGATGAAGCTGTGAAGACCGCGACGACGATCGCCGCGATGCCGCCGATGGCCGCGATGGTGAACAAGGACATGGTCAACGCCGCGTTCGAAACGACGCTCGACCAGGGGCTGATCTACGAACGCCGCCTGTTCCAGATCCTCGCCGCGACCGAGGACAAGGCCGAGGGCATGGCCGCCTTCATCGAAAAGCGCGAAGGCGTGTGGAAGGGGCGGTGA